One genomic window of Sporosarcina ureae includes the following:
- the ftsH gene encoding ATP-dependent zinc metalloprotease FtsH — MNRILRYFLLYGLIFLAIMGIFSSLNNPNPKMKPIRYDEFVTALEQGKVENATFQPLQLVYEVKGEMAGYEKGETFVTNIPENDMDSIGEIVKTTSTEIDILPPKETSAWVSFFTGLVPFIIIIILFFFLLNQSQGGGGGKVMNFGKSKAKLQSDDRKKVRFNDVAGADEEKAELEEVVDFLKDASKFVELGARIPKGILLVGPPGTGKTLLARAVAGESGVPFFSISGSDFVEMFVGVGASRVRDLFENAKKNSPCIIFIDEIDAVGRQRGAGLGGGHDEREQTLNQLLVEMDGFEGNEGIIIVAATNRPDILDPALLRPGRFDRQITVGRPDVKGREAVLKVHTRNKPLDDTVDMKALAQRTPGFSGADLENLLNEAALVAARRDKKKIDMSDIDEATDRVIAGPAKTNRVISKKERNIVAFHEAGHVVVGLMLDDAEIVHKVTIVPRGQAGGYAVMLPKEDRYFMTKPELLDKIAGLLGGRVSEEIVLGEVSTGAHNDFQRATGIARSMVTEYGMSDKIGPMQFGQTQGGQVFLGRDFNSEQNYSEAIAYEIDSEMQMIIKEQYERTRQILTENRELLNLIATTLLEVETLDAEQINHLKDHGTLPDRPYDNNDGSVDDKKIVEESPVETTTPDSTGAPSDPSIGDLPSESGAVDKTLPSIDEERRD, encoded by the coding sequence ATGAATCGAATACTTCGATACTTTCTTTTATATGGATTGATTTTCCTAGCAATAATGGGGATTTTCAGTTCGCTTAACAATCCAAATCCGAAGATGAAACCAATTCGGTATGATGAATTCGTCACAGCGCTGGAACAGGGGAAAGTTGAAAATGCAACTTTTCAGCCATTACAGCTTGTGTATGAAGTAAAAGGGGAAATGGCTGGCTACGAAAAAGGTGAAACTTTCGTAACAAACATTCCGGAAAATGATATGGACAGTATTGGTGAAATTGTCAAAACGACAAGTACTGAGATTGACATCCTGCCGCCAAAAGAAACAAGCGCGTGGGTATCGTTCTTTACAGGACTCGTACCATTCATAATTATTATTATCCTTTTCTTCTTCTTACTGAACCAATCACAAGGCGGCGGTGGCGGCAAGGTGATGAACTTCGGAAAAAGTAAAGCGAAACTGCAATCGGATGATCGGAAGAAAGTACGTTTCAATGACGTTGCAGGTGCAGATGAGGAAAAGGCTGAGCTCGAAGAAGTCGTGGACTTCTTGAAAGATGCCAGTAAGTTTGTGGAGTTAGGTGCACGAATTCCGAAAGGGATCTTATTAGTAGGACCTCCAGGTACAGGTAAAACATTGCTTGCACGTGCAGTAGCAGGTGAATCAGGTGTACCATTCTTCTCGATTTCAGGTTCTGATTTCGTTGAGATGTTCGTAGGTGTGGGTGCTTCTCGAGTACGTGATTTATTTGAGAATGCTAAGAAAAACTCACCATGTATTATTTTTATTGATGAAATTGATGCAGTTGGACGTCAGCGTGGAGCCGGCTTAGGTGGCGGTCACGATGAACGTGAGCAAACATTGAACCAGTTGCTAGTAGAAATGGATGGATTTGAAGGGAACGAAGGAATTATTATCGTTGCTGCAACAAACCGTCCGGATATTTTGGATCCGGCACTTCTTCGTCCGGGACGTTTTGACCGTCAAATTACGGTTGGTCGTCCAGATGTTAAAGGAAGAGAAGCTGTGTTGAAAGTACATACACGAAATAAGCCGCTTGATGATACGGTCGATATGAAAGCTCTTGCTCAACGTACTCCAGGATTCTCTGGTGCAGATCTTGAGAACTTATTGAATGAAGCAGCTCTTGTGGCAGCGAGAAGAGATAAAAAGAAAATCGATATGTCCGATATTGATGAAGCGACGGATCGTGTGATTGCAGGCCCTGCGAAAACAAATCGTGTCATCTCGAAAAAAGAGCGAAACATCGTTGCGTTCCACGAAGCGGGTCACGTAGTCGTAGGTTTAATGCTCGACGATGCAGAAATTGTCCATAAAGTAACTATAGTTCCTCGTGGGCAAGCTGGTGGATACGCAGTTATGCTTCCGAAAGAAGATCGCTACTTCATGACAAAACCTGAACTTCTCGACAAAATCGCGGGTCTTCTAGGTGGACGTGTATCAGAAGAAATTGTACTAGGTGAAGTGTCAACCGGTGCACATAATGACTTCCAGCGCGCTACAGGTATTGCACGATCGATGGTTACAGAATATGGAATGAGTGATAAAATTGGTCCGATGCAGTTCGGGCAGACACAAGGCGGCCAAGTATTCCTTGGACGTGACTTCAACTCTGAACAAAACTATTCTGAAGCAATCGCATACGAGATTGACTCTGAAATGCAAATGATCATAAAAGAACAATACGAACGCACAAGACAAATTTTGACTGAAAACCGAGAGTTGCTTAATCTAATCGCAACCACTTTATTGGAAGTCGAAACGTTGGATGCGGAACAAATCAATCACTTGAAAGATCACGGTACTTTGCCTGATCGCCCATACGACAACAACGATGGTAGCGTTGATGACAAGAAAATTGTAGAAGAATCCCCTGTGGAAACTACAACTCCTGATAGCACGGGTGCGCCATCAGACCCGTCAATCGGTGACTTGCCAAGTGAAAGTGGAGCAGTAGATAAGACACTGCCATCCATTGATGAAGAACGTAGAGACTAA
- a CDS encoding type III pantothenate kinase, with protein MLLVLDTGNTNIVLGVYEGDQLKHHWRMETYRHKTEDEYAMQVKALFQHVGISFTDITGIIISSVVPPVMFPLEQMCKKYFNQKPMVVGPGVKTGLNIKYENPREVGADRIVNAVAAIREYGSPLIIVDFGTATTYCYVNEHGEYMGGSIAPGIKISMEALFDRASKLPRVQLARPEHVVGKNTVAAMQSGIIFGYVGQVEGIVNRIKEDCAVEPTVIATGGMADLIASETKVIDIVDDFLTLKGLHLIYERNM; from the coding sequence ATGTTATTAGTATTAGACACAGGCAATACGAATATTGTGTTAGGTGTATATGAAGGGGATCAACTGAAGCACCATTGGCGGATGGAAACCTATCGACATAAAACAGAAGACGAATATGCTATGCAAGTAAAGGCATTGTTCCAGCATGTGGGGATTTCATTCACTGACATCACAGGCATTATTATTTCTTCTGTAGTGCCGCCCGTTATGTTCCCGTTAGAGCAAATGTGTAAAAAGTATTTTAATCAAAAGCCGATGGTCGTTGGACCTGGCGTAAAAACCGGATTAAATATCAAATATGAAAATCCCCGCGAAGTCGGTGCAGATCGCATTGTCAATGCGGTGGCAGCGATTCGTGAATACGGTAGTCCGCTCATTATCGTAGACTTTGGAACAGCTACTACGTATTGCTATGTTAATGAGCATGGCGAATACATGGGTGGTTCTATCGCGCCTGGTATTAAAATCTCCATGGAAGCATTATTTGATCGTGCCTCTAAACTACCGCGCGTTCAACTGGCACGGCCGGAGCATGTAGTAGGTAAGAACACCGTAGCTGCCATGCAGTCGGGTATAATATTTGGTTACGTTGGACAAGTAGAAGGAATCGTCAACCGTATAAAAGAAGATTGTGCAGTAGAACCTACTGTGATCGCAACAGGTGGAATGGCGGATTTAATTGCATCTGAAACCAAAGTGATTGATATTGTGGATGATTTTTTAACGCTAAAAGGATTACATCTGATTTATGAAAGAAATATGTAA
- the hslO gene encoding Hsp33 family molecular chaperone HslO, giving the protein MTTDYLVKALAFEGQIRAYAVRSTETVGEVQERHQMWPTATAALGRTISASVMMGAMLKGDDSITVKIQGDGPLGPIVVDANARGEVRGYATNPQTHLPLNKQGKLDVRGAVGTEGMLSIVKDLGMKDYFTGQVPIISGEIAEDFTQYMVVSEQVPSAVALGVLVDPDNTVKASGGFILQVMPGATEETIELLEGRIANMTAISTMIDNGLTPEGILAEVLGQENVEFLSRIDVRFECDCSKERFSEAIKGLGAVEIQAMIDEDQGAEAQCHFCLEKYQFSEQELRELI; this is encoded by the coding sequence ATGACAACAGATTACTTAGTAAAAGCATTAGCCTTTGAAGGGCAAATACGCGCATATGCAGTTCGTTCAACAGAAACAGTAGGAGAAGTGCAAGAGCGTCATCAAATGTGGCCGACAGCGACTGCTGCTCTTGGGCGTACAATTTCAGCATCAGTCATGATGGGGGCTATGTTAAAAGGCGATGATAGCATTACGGTAAAAATTCAAGGCGATGGTCCACTTGGTCCAATTGTCGTGGATGCTAATGCTAGAGGGGAAGTTCGTGGTTATGCAACGAATCCACAAACGCATTTACCGCTGAATAAACAAGGCAAATTAGACGTTCGTGGAGCAGTAGGTACGGAAGGTATGCTATCGATTGTAAAAGATTTAGGAATGAAAGATTATTTTACGGGGCAAGTACCGATTATTTCCGGGGAAATTGCAGAAGACTTCACACAGTACATGGTAGTATCTGAACAAGTACCATCCGCTGTGGCGTTAGGTGTACTCGTTGATCCAGATAACACGGTTAAAGCATCAGGTGGCTTTATTCTGCAAGTAATGCCAGGAGCTACGGAAGAGACGATTGAATTGCTGGAAGGAAGAATCGCGAACATGACGGCAATTTCTACTATGATTGACAACGGACTGACACCTGAAGGAATCTTAGCAGAAGTACTAGGTCAGGAAAATGTAGAATTCCTCTCTAGAATCGACGTAAGATTTGAGTGTGATTGTTCAAAGGAACGTTTTAGCGAAGCGATTAAGGGGCTTGGAGCTGTAGAAATTCAAGCGATGATCGATGAAGATCAGGGTGCGGAAGCGCAATGCCACTTCTGTTTGGAGAAGTATCAATTCTCTGAGCAAGAGCTTCGTGAATTAATTTGA
- the cysK gene encoding cysteine synthase A gives MSRVGNSVIDLVGNTPLVKLNRLTGADDADVYLKLEFFNPGSSVKDRIALAMIEAAEKSGDLKEDSTIIEPTSGNTGIGLAMIAAAKGYKSVLVMPDTMSLERRNLLRAYGADLVLTPGAEGMKGAISKAEQLAEENGWFLPQQFNNEANPEVHRLTTGPEIANALEQVDAFISGIGTGGTITGAGEVLKERFPGINIVAVEPEDSAVLSGGKPGPHKIQGIGAGFVPEVLDTKIYDEIIKVSNDDAYTFARRAAREEGILGGVSSGAAIAAALQVAKKLGKGKTVVAIIPSNGERYLSTPLYQFDEE, from the coding sequence ATGAGTAGAGTGGGAAATTCAGTTATTGATTTGGTAGGTAACACGCCGTTAGTAAAATTAAATCGTTTAACAGGTGCAGATGACGCAGATGTGTATTTGAAACTTGAATTCTTCAATCCTGGCTCAAGCGTCAAAGATCGTATTGCACTCGCCATGATCGAGGCGGCAGAAAAAAGCGGTGATTTGAAAGAAGATAGCACAATCATCGAACCGACTAGTGGCAATACAGGAATCGGGCTCGCTATGATTGCGGCGGCGAAAGGATATAAATCTGTACTCGTCATGCCGGACACAATGAGTCTAGAGCGACGCAATTTACTTCGCGCATACGGAGCGGATTTGGTATTAACACCGGGAGCTGAAGGAATGAAAGGCGCAATCTCAAAAGCTGAGCAATTGGCAGAAGAAAACGGTTGGTTCCTACCGCAACAGTTTAACAATGAAGCAAACCCCGAAGTTCATCGTCTGACAACGGGACCAGAAATCGCGAATGCGTTGGAGCAAGTAGATGCATTTATCTCGGGAATCGGTACGGGTGGTACAATTACAGGAGCAGGTGAAGTGCTGAAAGAGCGTTTCCCTGGAATCAATATCGTAGCGGTAGAGCCAGAAGATTCAGCGGTATTATCTGGCGGTAAGCCGGGACCACATAAAATTCAAGGGATCGGTGCAGGATTCGTGCCGGAAGTATTAGATACGAAAATCTACGATGAGATTATCAAAGTATCTAATGATGACGCGTATACGTTTGCGCGTCGTGCAGCTCGTGAGGAAGGCATCCTTGGAGGAGTATCTTCAGGCGCAGCGATTGCAGCTGCATTGCAAGTGGCTAAGAAGTTAGGCAAAGGCAAAACGGTAGTCGCGATCATTCCATCTAACGGAGAGCGTTACTTGAGCACGCCCCTTTATCAGTTTGATGAAGAGTAA
- a CDS encoding peroxiredoxin family protein codes for MNKKWSIIVSIIIVIVMGTIIFLLNKEIKEETGGIPGYEDLNMESLPKDVVDRLPEDWQTTTDVDKPGLAKGDLAPDFELTTLSGDTVKLSDYRGKTVMLNFWASWCPPCRSEMPHMENYYIDNKESDDMEILAVNMTKTEKNKVESAKEFVDEYKLTFPILLDKDSEVMKMYQIKVYPTSYIINKEGVITDKVMLPLDDTMIKQLIDESNAE; via the coding sequence GTGAATAAAAAGTGGAGCATAATAGTTTCGATTATAATTGTAATTGTCATGGGCACGATTATTTTCTTATTGAACAAGGAAATTAAAGAAGAAACGGGCGGCATCCCAGGTTATGAGGATTTGAATATGGAAAGCTTGCCGAAAGATGTGGTTGATCGTTTACCTGAAGATTGGCAAACTACTACGGACGTTGATAAGCCTGGGCTTGCTAAAGGAGATTTGGCTCCGGATTTCGAATTAACTACACTTTCAGGTGACACAGTCAAATTGTCCGATTACCGTGGCAAGACGGTCATGTTGAACTTCTGGGCGTCGTGGTGTCCGCCATGCCGATCAGAAATGCCGCATATGGAAAACTACTATATAGACAATAAAGAGTCCGACGATATGGAGATACTCGCAGTCAACATGACGAAAACTGAGAAGAATAAGGTAGAGAGTGCGAAAGAATTCGTCGATGAATATAAATTAACGTTTCCAATTTTATTGGATAAGGACAGCGAAGTAATGAAAATGTATCAGATAAAAGTTTATCCGACTTCGTATATCATCAATAAAGAAGGTGTGATTACAGATAAAGTGATGCTGCCGTTGGATGATACGATGATCAAACAGTTAATAGACGAAAGTAACGCAGAGTAA
- a CDS encoding anthranilate synthase component I family protein, which produces MNTVAYQTASMTKDEFFYAYRQLATEMDRHVLLESGRGGKMCVAGLDPLVTFNATETGLRLEWRDGKEELLTGEDPLVLLNDFMAKYELEHQNDMPAYQGGAIGMVSYDYVRRYETLPIIAENDLTTPDVFFYLFDQWAVFDIEKENVYFMALPEKRHALDSMVKEWTEASQTGLLNRQFTTGQAVDVDVTEEDLQVSVTGEQFEQMVRDVQQFIEDGDVVQVNLSVRQSKPLIAPSLLMYEALRSFNPSPYMAYMAAPNFEVVSGSPELLLKKRGTELSTRPIGGTRKRGMTEAEDFALQEELISNAKEIGEHKMLVDLECADFEGICQEGTVEVDEFMVVEKYSHVMHLVSNVRGTASSEDLASIVHGVFPGGSITGDPKLRTMEIIEELEPTRRGLYTGSMGWIGFNGDLELNITIRTAFIQDGIVHIQAGAGLVPDSDPAAEYQESLNKAKALWQAKEMAELVIREESEQLH; this is translated from the coding sequence ATGAATACAGTAGCCTATCAGACAGCTTCAATGACAAAAGACGAATTCTTTTATGCCTATCGCCAACTTGCAACAGAAATGGATCGGCATGTTTTGTTGGAGAGTGGTCGTGGCGGGAAGATGTGTGTGGCGGGACTTGATCCGCTTGTGACGTTCAATGCAACCGAAACCGGTCTACGTTTAGAATGGCGTGATGGTAAAGAAGAATTGCTGACGGGAGAAGATCCGCTAGTCTTGTTGAATGACTTTATGGCGAAATATGAATTGGAGCATCAGAACGATATGCCTGCCTATCAAGGGGGGGCGATTGGGATGGTCAGTTACGATTATGTCAGACGCTACGAGACCCTACCGATTATTGCGGAGAACGATTTGACGACGCCTGACGTATTCTTTTATCTCTTTGATCAATGGGCTGTGTTCGATATAGAAAAGGAAAATGTCTACTTTATGGCATTGCCTGAAAAACGGCATGCGCTGGATAGTATGGTAAAGGAATGGACCGAAGCATCACAAACAGGTCTGCTGAATCGTCAATTTACTACTGGTCAGGCGGTGGATGTGGACGTTACAGAAGAAGATTTACAAGTATCTGTAACGGGAGAACAGTTCGAGCAAATGGTGCGCGATGTACAGCAATTCATTGAGGATGGAGATGTCGTGCAAGTGAATTTGTCCGTACGCCAGTCAAAACCGCTCATCGCACCATCTTTATTGATGTATGAAGCATTGCGCTCGTTCAATCCTTCACCTTATATGGCCTATATGGCGGCACCGAACTTTGAAGTAGTTTCCGGTTCGCCTGAATTATTGTTGAAAAAGCGTGGGACTGAGTTGAGCACGCGACCAATCGGTGGTACACGAAAGCGTGGGATGACGGAAGCGGAAGACTTTGCTTTACAGGAAGAATTGATATCGAACGCAAAGGAGATAGGTGAGCACAAGATGCTTGTCGATCTCGAATGTGCCGACTTTGAAGGGATCTGTCAGGAAGGCACAGTGGAAGTGGATGAATTCATGGTCGTCGAAAAGTATTCGCACGTTATGCATTTGGTGTCTAATGTTCGCGGTACTGCGTCTTCTGAAGATCTGGCATCTATTGTACACGGAGTATTCCCTGGAGGCTCCATTACGGGAGATCCTAAATTGAGGACAATGGAAATCATTGAAGAACTGGAGCCGACGCGCAGAGGACTCTATACAGGATCAATGGGTTGGATTGGTTTCAACGGAGATCTGGAGCTGAATATCACCATTCGTACAGCATTCATTCAAGATGGTATCGTGCATATCCAAGCGGGTGCTGGTTTAGTACCTGATTCGGATCCTGCTGCTGAATATCAAGAGTCTCTCAATAAAGCGAAAGCACTTTGGCAGGCGAAAGAAATGGCTGAGTTGGTGATTCGTGAAGAAAGTGAGCAATTGCATTGA
- the pabC gene encoding aminodeoxychorismate lyase: MICWMNGKRVVAEELQISPFDHGFLYGLGFFETFRTYGGKVFLYESHMIRLRSALSDYRIEMSYSDEEILSAIHSLYKENGNEDGYYRLNVSAGVHDIGLAPTQYEQPNVLIFQKALHLPPVHTEKDGVWLVTTRNEPESVVRHKSHQYANNVKGRLELPSLKETEGLFITSDGYVAEGITSNVFWVKQGELYTPSLNTGILPGTTRAFVIEIAGELGLPVNEGLYMREDLEMSEEVFITNAIQELVPIRQVGEVMFSGNGGPVYQRLHAGYQQAINRMKVSD; this comes from the coding sequence TTGATTTGCTGGATGAACGGCAAGCGAGTAGTTGCGGAAGAACTACAGATATCACCGTTTGATCATGGATTTCTTTATGGACTGGGTTTTTTTGAAACATTCCGTACATACGGTGGAAAGGTATTCCTCTACGAATCGCATATGATTCGCTTGCGGTCGGCATTGAGCGATTACCGTATTGAAATGTCGTATAGTGATGAAGAAATTCTATCGGCTATTCATTCCTTGTACAAAGAGAATGGCAATGAAGATGGCTATTACCGATTGAATGTATCAGCAGGTGTGCATGATATCGGGCTAGCACCTACGCAGTATGAACAACCGAATGTACTGATCTTCCAAAAAGCGCTTCATCTGCCACCTGTACATACGGAAAAGGATGGCGTCTGGCTTGTGACAACGCGTAATGAACCGGAAAGCGTTGTTCGGCATAAATCACACCAGTATGCAAATAATGTAAAAGGGCGTCTGGAGTTACCTTCATTGAAAGAAACAGAAGGTCTATTTATTACTTCGGACGGCTATGTGGCAGAGGGCATTACATCGAATGTATTCTGGGTGAAACAAGGTGAGTTGTATACACCTTCATTGAACACGGGGATTTTACCTGGCACGACTCGAGCATTTGTTATTGAAATAGCTGGAGAACTGGGATTGCCTGTTAACGAAGGATTGTATATGCGTGAAGATCTTGAAATGTCGGAGGAAGTATTCATTACCAATGCGATTCAGGAACTAGTTCCGATTCGCCAAGTAGGAGAAGTGATGTTTTCTGGCAACGGAGGACCGGTCTATCAACGATTGCATGCCGGTTACCAACAAGCCATCAACCGAATGAAAGTGAGTGACTAG
- the folP gene encoding dihydropteroate synthase, which yields MKLSKARASYTLGKTTINFTEETVIMGILNVTPDSFSDGGKYGQKNPALEHARNMLADGAKIIDIGGESTRPGYTPISVEEEIARVVPIIELLTKELGCVISIDTSKAAVAEAAVIAGASIINDVWGAKREPAIAEVAARYGIPIILMHNRENRDYQLPFMEAVIEDLQESIDIAKRAGVSEEMIWLDPGIGFAKDLEQNILAMQGLSSIADLGYPVLLGTSRKGMIGKVLDLPVEERIEGTGATVCYGIEHGGHIMRVHDVKEISRMVKMMDVLTKKAAYTG from the coding sequence ATGAAGTTATCAAAAGCGCGCGCATCGTATACATTGGGAAAAACGACGATTAATTTTACGGAAGAAACCGTGATTATGGGGATACTGAATGTCACGCCAGATTCATTTTCGGATGGCGGGAAATATGGTCAGAAAAACCCGGCACTTGAACATGCGCGGAACATGCTTGCGGATGGTGCAAAAATCATTGATATCGGCGGAGAGTCCACTCGTCCAGGATATACGCCTATTTCAGTTGAAGAGGAAATAGCTCGTGTTGTACCCATCATTGAGTTGCTCACGAAGGAACTCGGCTGTGTAATATCCATTGACACGTCAAAAGCAGCGGTTGCGGAAGCAGCGGTTATAGCGGGCGCAAGTATAATTAATGATGTGTGGGGCGCGAAGCGGGAACCGGCTATCGCGGAAGTGGCAGCGCGTTATGGCATACCTATCATTTTGATGCACAATCGTGAAAATCGTGATTATCAGCTACCATTCATGGAGGCTGTTATAGAAGATTTGCAGGAGAGTATCGATATTGCAAAGCGGGCGGGAGTAAGTGAAGAGATGATCTGGCTCGATCCAGGCATAGGCTTCGCGAAAGATCTCGAGCAAAATATATTAGCGATGCAAGGGTTGTCTTCGATTGCGGATCTTGGATATCCGGTTTTACTCGGTACGTCTCGTAAAGGCATGATCGGTAAAGTGCTCGATTTGCCCGTGGAAGAGCGTATAGAGGGGACGGGTGCGACGGTTTGCTATGGTATTGAGCATGGCGGACATATTATGCGTGTTCATGATGTAAAGGAAATCTCGCGAATGGTCAAGATGATGGATGTATTGACTAAGAAAGCGGCATACACTGGGTAA
- the folB gene encoding dihydroneopterin aldolase has translation MDYIHLNDMEFYGYHGALPEENKLGQRFRLTVSLATDLAEAGQTDDLSKTMNYAEVYEMCKNIVEGEAVHLIETVAETVAGTIMTDFAEKVNGVRVVLIKPDPPIRGHYSSVSVEITRGRFS, from the coding sequence ATGGATTATATTCATTTGAATGATATGGAGTTTTACGGTTACCACGGCGCATTGCCTGAAGAGAATAAACTCGGACAGCGTTTTCGGCTGACGGTTTCATTGGCAACGGATCTTGCGGAAGCCGGACAGACGGATGATTTATCGAAAACAATGAATTATGCAGAAGTGTATGAGATGTGTAAGAACATCGTAGAAGGTGAAGCGGTTCATTTGATCGAGACGGTAGCTGAAACAGTGGCGGGAACGATCATGACAGACTTTGCGGAAAAGGTGAACGGTGTTCGGGTCGTGCTTATTAAGCCGGACCCGCCGATTCGTGGACATTACTCATCAGTGTCCGTGGAAATCACGAGGGGGCGTTTCTCTTGA